Proteins encoded by one window of Lathyrus oleraceus cultivar Zhongwan6 chromosome 1, CAAS_Psat_ZW6_1.0, whole genome shotgun sequence:
- the LOC127110850 gene encoding protein DETOXIFICATION 16, with translation MSLDTPLIVEETKQNSKEEDRRELIEEVKKQLWLSGPLVSVSLLNFGIDLISVMFVGHLGELTLSGASMATSFATVTGFSLLAGMASALDTLCGQSYGAKQYRMLGVHTQRAMFILMIVAIPLAIIWANTRSILILLGQDPEISTEAGNYVKLMVPGLFGYGLLQCLNRFLQTQNIVFPMMFSAVVTTLLHIPLCWIMVYKSGLGGRGAAIANSISEWLNVIILSLYIKFSPSCNKTWHGFSKEALNNIPIFLKLAIPSTLMVCLEMWSFELMVLLSGLLPNSKLETSVLSICLNTEVAIWMIPFGLGEAISIRVSNELGAGNPQAARLAVCVVVVIAIIESIVVGAVMFLTRNILGYAYSNEEEVVKYVATMLPILAATHFLDGLQCVLSGMARGCGRQEIGAYVNLGAYYLIGLPMAVVLAFVLHVGGKGLLLGIICAFIVQVFALLIITIRTDWKKETEKASDRVYDSITT, from the exons ATGTCGCTTGACACTCCATTGATTGTTGAAGAAACAAAACAGAACAGCAAGGAAGAAGATAGAAGAGAATTGATTGAAGAAGTGAAAAAACAGTTATGGCTATCAGGACCATTAGTTTCAGTTTCACTTTTGAATTTTGGTATCGATCTTATTTCAGTTATGTTTGTTGGTCATCTTGGTGAATTGACTCTTTCTGGTGCTTCCATGGCTACTTCTTTTGCTACTGTCACTGGCTTCAGTTTATTG GCAGGAATGGCAAGTGCATTGGACACATTATGTGGACAATCATATGGGGCAAAGCAGTACCGCATGTTAGGCGTACACACGCAGAGAGCTATGTTCATTCTCATGATCGTTGCGATTCCCCTCGCCATTATTTGGGCCAACACAAGATCCATTCTCATTTTACTCGGCCAAGATCCTGAAATATCTACAGAGGCAGGAAACTATGTGAAGTTAATGGTTCCAGGCCTTTTTGGTTATGGTCTTCTACAATGCCTCAACAGATTCTTACAGACTCAAAACATTGTATTTCCAATGATGTTTAGCGCCGTAGTTACGACATTACTTCATATTCCTCTATGTTGGATTATGGTATACAAGTCCGGATTAGGTGGCAGAGGGGCTGCCATAGCAAATTCAATTTCTGAATGGTTGAATGTTATTATACTCTCACTTTATATCAAGTTTTCTCCTTCGTGTAACAAAACATGGCATGGATTTTCCAAGGAGGCACTTAACAACATCCCTATTTTCTTGAAACTTGCTATTCCTTCAACTCTAATGGTTTG CTTGGAAATGTGGTCATTTGAGTTAATGGTTCTCCTTTCTGGTCTTCTTCCAAATTCAAAGTTGGAAACATCAGTGCTTTCTATCTG TTTGAATACAGAAGTAGCTATTTGGATGATACCATTTGGACTTGGTGAAGCAATAAG CATTCGTGTCTCGAATGAACTCGGGGCTGGGAACCCACAGGCCGCACGTTTGGCAGTGTGTGTCGTTGTGGTGATTGCAATTATTGAGAGCATCGTAGTCGGAGCAGTGATGTTTCTTACGCGCAATATATTGGGTTATGCTTATAGTAATGAAGAAGAAGTTGTGAAATACGTTGCAACTATGTTGCCAATTCTTGCTGCAACCCACTTCCTGGACGGACTACAATGTGTTCTTTCAGGCATGGCTAGAGGATGTGGTCGGCAGGAAATTGGTGCTTATGTTAATCTTGGAGCGTACTATTTAATTGGGCTTCCGATGGCGGTAGTATTAGCTTTTGTATTGCATGTTGGTGGAAAG GGGCTGTTGTTGGGGATTATATGTGCGTTCATTGTTCAAGTATTCGCTCTATTGATCATTACAATACGCACTGATTGGAAGAAAGAG ACAGAGAAGGCCTCTGATAGAGTCTACGATTCTATAACAACATAG